A genomic region of Nitrospinota bacterium contains the following coding sequences:
- a CDS encoding sugar transferase, which produces MKRVFDLALALALAPLLAVIMVFVALAVKITSPGPVLYFSERVGRHRKHFPMAKVRSMKIDTPQVATHLLADPHNHLTPIGGFLRKTSLDEIPQLWNIIKGDMSFVGPRPALFNQDDLVALREKYGINDLRPGLTGWAQVNGRDELSIPDKVEMDLYYKERQSFPLDIYILFLTFIKAITGHGVKH; this is translated from the coding sequence CTGAAGAGAGTATTCGACCTGGCGTTGGCGCTGGCGTTGGCCCCACTGTTGGCGGTGATAATGGTTTTTGTGGCGCTGGCCGTTAAAATAACATCGCCAGGCCCCGTGCTTTATTTTTCCGAGCGGGTGGGGCGCCACAGGAAGCATTTTCCCATGGCCAAAGTGCGTAGCATGAAGATAGACACGCCGCAGGTGGCCACCCATCTTCTGGCCGATCCGCATAACCACCTTACCCCCATCGGAGGGTTTCTGCGCAAAACAAGCCTGGACGAAATCCCCCAGCTTTGGAACATCATAAAGGGGGACATGAGCTTCGTTGGCCCCCGCCCGGCGCTTTTCAACCAGGACGACCTGGTGGCCCTGCGGGAAAAATATGGCATAAACGATTTGAGGCCCGGCCTTACCGGATGGGCGCAGGTGAACGGGCGGGACGAGCTTTCCATCCCCGACAAGGTGGAGATGGACCTTTATTACAAGGAGCGCCAGTCGTTCCCGCTGGACATATACATACTGTTCCTGACGTTTATCAAGGCCATTACCGGCCATGGGGTGAAACACTGA
- a CDS encoding glycosyltransferase family 4 protein encodes MTKRKILFFITEDWYFHSHRLALARAARDAGYEVTVATAVNRHGDKIAAEGFSLAPLSLSRRSLNPFSEAMAIAEIVAIYKRVKPHVAHHVALKPVVYGSIAASLAGVPVTVNALAGLGHIFVAQGFKASVTRTAIKTVLRLAMGRKKSCAIFQNPDDMNTFVSGKIVTPSQAELIMGSGVDTDVFTPPGKEPSGAPVVLLSSRMLATKGVYDFVEAARILKSRGAAVRMALAGSPDEHNPSSIAPSQLAEWNDEGVVEYWGQRDDMPDTLKKASIVALPSFYGEGVPKSLIEAASAARPIVAYNIAGCREITRHGENGLLVPLRDVNALAGAIEKLSTDPALRRKMGDAGRAAVIEKFSEKIVTQKTLALYERKLAGAGL; translated from the coding sequence ATGACGAAGCGAAAAATCCTGTTTTTTATCACCGAGGACTGGTACTTCCACTCCCACAGGCTGGCTTTGGCCAGGGCCGCGCGGGACGCGGGATACGAGGTTACCGTGGCTACGGCGGTGAACCGCCACGGCGATAAGATTGCCGCAGAAGGGTTTTCGCTTGCACCGCTGAGCCTGTCCCGCCGGTCGCTGAACCCATTCTCCGAGGCAATGGCGATTGCGGAAATAGTGGCTATCTATAAACGGGTGAAGCCCCATGTGGCCCATCACGTGGCGTTAAAACCGGTGGTCTATGGCTCCATCGCCGCGTCTTTGGCCGGTGTGCCGGTCACGGTGAACGCGCTGGCGGGGCTTGGGCATATTTTTGTGGCCCAGGGGTTCAAAGCGTCGGTCACCCGGACCGCCATAAAAACCGTACTGCGGCTGGCCATGGGACGCAAAAAATCCTGCGCGATTTTCCAGAACCCGGACGACATGAACACGTTCGTTAGCGGGAAAATCGTTACGCCAAGCCAAGCGGAACTGATAATGGGCTCCGGAGTGGATACGGACGTTTTCACCCCCCCGGGCAAGGAGCCTTCCGGCGCGCCGGTGGTTCTATTGTCTTCCAGAATGCTTGCCACTAAAGGGGTTTATGATTTCGTGGAGGCGGCGCGGATATTAAAGTCCCGCGGGGCCGCCGTCCGCATGGCCCTGGCTGGGTCTCCGGATGAACATAATCCATCATCCATAGCTCCGAGCCAGCTGGCTGAGTGGAACGATGAAGGCGTGGTGGAATATTGGGGCCAGCGGGACGACATGCCGGATACCTTGAAGAAAGCGTCCATAGTGGCCCTGCCCTCCTTTTACGGCGAAGGGGTGCCAAAATCACTCATCGAGGCGGCTTCGGCGGCCCGGCCCATCGTGGCTTACAACATAGCCGGGTGCCGCGAGATAACCCGGCATGGCGAGAACGGCCTGCTGGTCCCGTTGCGGGATGTAAACGCCCTGGCCGGAGCCATAGAAAAACTGTCAACCGATCCGGCCTTGCGGCGCAAAATGGGCGACGCCGGGCGGGCGGCCGTTATAGAAAAGTTCTCTGAAAAGATCGTGACGCAAAAAACACTGGCCCTTTACGAACGCAAACTGGCCGGGGCGGGACTGTGA
- a CDS encoding glycosyltransferase family 39 protein, producing the protein MPSLPRSNHNRVILLLAAVIFIAHNAWFLRSPIIMSGDTPRYIDSADYLLAHGAIVGRDQNYSGFVAYLAFMKILAPEGESFKIAAIAVQTFISLIAFLCVYGTGARVFSETAGALSALFFSLNHYAIYWIQYALTDSLFISFVIISVWALVRFGENGRWIWLAAPACLFTAALRPNGVFIFPVFLVYLLSYLSRKVQIAIYSACIAAAIAASPFLMTEFQKATDHIQVMDNLTGGYLVWGLDKIEMPPFQWEKKNVIEDSFTYFTAYPKDTLKLFATRLYTAYIFTRSGYTPAHNAFLLTVLPVFYILAAAGAVRSYITVFTRDRLLVMGVIAVQSAILALTFSDYDPRFTCYIITLVALFSAYGAEWIGIITVGKRGV; encoded by the coding sequence ATGCCCAGTTTGCCCCGTTCCAACCATAACCGCGTTATCCTTTTGCTGGCGGCGGTAATATTTATCGCCCACAACGCCTGGTTCCTCCGCTCCCCCATCATCATGAGCGGCGACACGCCCAGGTATATAGACTCGGCGGATTACCTTCTGGCCCACGGCGCAATAGTTGGGCGCGACCAGAATTATTCCGGGTTCGTGGCTTACCTGGCGTTTATGAAAATACTGGCGCCTGAAGGGGAATCGTTCAAAATAGCCGCCATCGCGGTCCAGACCTTTATTTCCCTCATCGCCTTTCTATGCGTTTATGGAACCGGGGCGCGGGTGTTCTCCGAGACTGCCGGGGCGCTGTCGGCTCTGTTCTTCTCGCTGAACCATTACGCCATATACTGGATCCAGTATGCGCTTACCGACTCGCTGTTCATTTCGTTCGTCATCATATCCGTATGGGCGCTGGTCCGTTTCGGCGAAAACGGGCGATGGATATGGCTGGCGGCCCCAGCCTGCCTGTTCACCGCCGCGCTCCGGCCCAACGGGGTGTTCATATTCCCGGTGTTTCTTGTTTATCTGCTGTCATATTTGTCCCGGAAGGTTCAAATAGCCATCTACTCGGCCTGTATTGCGGCGGCCATCGCGGCCTCCCCCTTCCTGATGACGGAGTTCCAGAAAGCCACGGACCATATACAGGTGATGGACAACCTCACCGGCGGTTATCTTGTGTGGGGGCTGGACAAAATTGAAATGCCCCCGTTCCAATGGGAAAAAAAGAACGTGATAGAAGATTCGTTCACCTATTTCACCGCCTATCCCAAGGACACTCTCAAGCTTTTCGCCACCCGGCTCTACACCGCCTACATCTTTACCCGGAGCGGCTACACTCCCGCCCACAACGCTTTCCTGCTCACGGTCCTGCCGGTGTTCTACATTCTCGCCGCCGCCGGGGCCGTCAGGAGTTATATTACGGTCTTCACCCGCGACAGGTTGCTTGTAATGGGCGTCATCGCCGTTCAAAGCGCCATACTGGCCCTCACTTTCAGCGATTACGACCCCCGGTTCACGTGCTACATTATTACCCTTGTGGCGCTGTTCTCGGCCTACGGCGCCGAATGGATTGGAATAATCACCGTTGGGAAACGCGGCGTTTAA
- a CDS encoding glycosyltransferase has translation MEHWDSLAPDLDQYKRHSAAYHKRLAGVYRFIIPQGSRVLEMGCGRGDLLAALKPGKGVGVDFSAETILAARQRHPQLEFINADAHDLDMAGEFDFIILSDLLNDLWDAQQALERVRKLCSPRTRVVMNLYSKLWEAPLSFTKRLGLSTPNLTQNWLTVEDVANLLSLTDLEMIRSFGEVMLPLDIPAVTTMCNRYLVKLWPLRHLALTNFIVARPVGFGPSQKPVVSVLVPARNEAGNVPDIFRRVPQMGAGTELIFVEGHSKDDTYSAIEREINNHPGMRVKLLKQTGKGKGNAVREGFTAATGDVLMILDADLTVPPEDLPRFLEVITSGKGEFVNGVRLVYPMEDQAMRFLNLLGNKFFSLAFSWLLGQPVKDTLCGTKVLRKSDYENIAANRSYFGDFDPFGDFDLIFGAAKANMKIVDLPVRYRARLYGETNINRWSHGALLLRMVAFAMSRIKFI, from the coding sequence ATGGAGCATTGGGACTCGCTGGCGCCGGATCTGGACCAATACAAACGCCACAGCGCCGCGTACCATAAAAGGCTGGCCGGGGTTTACCGGTTCATCATCCCCCAGGGAAGCCGGGTGCTGGAGATGGGATGCGGCCGGGGCGACCTTCTGGCGGCGTTAAAGCCCGGCAAAGGCGTGGGGGTGGATTTTTCAGCGGAAACAATCCTGGCGGCCCGCCAGAGGCATCCACAGCTGGAATTCATCAACGCCGACGCGCACGATTTGGATATGGCCGGGGAGTTCGATTTCATCATCCTGTCCGACCTGCTTAACGACCTGTGGGACGCGCAACAGGCCCTGGAGCGCGTCCGGAAGCTTTGTTCGCCCCGCACGAGGGTTGTGATGAACCTCTACAGCAAGCTGTGGGAGGCGCCGCTGTCATTCACCAAACGGCTGGGGCTCTCCACGCCGAACCTTACGCAGAACTGGCTTACCGTGGAGGATGTGGCGAACCTTTTGTCGCTCACGGATTTGGAGATGATCCGCAGTTTCGGCGAGGTGATGCTACCCCTTGATATTCCCGCCGTGACAACCATGTGCAACCGCTACCTTGTAAAACTGTGGCCATTAAGACATCTGGCGCTCACCAATTTCATCGTGGCGCGTCCGGTGGGTTTTGGGCCATCTCAAAAACCAGTGGTGTCCGTATTGGTTCCCGCGCGTAACGAGGCGGGGAACGTTCCGGACATTTTCAGGCGCGTGCCGCAAATGGGCGCGGGAACCGAGCTTATCTTCGTTGAGGGCCATTCCAAAGACGACACCTATTCAGCCATCGAACGGGAGATTAATAACCACCCCGGAATGCGCGTGAAGCTGTTAAAACAGACCGGCAAGGGCAAAGGCAACGCCGTGCGGGAGGGTTTTACAGCGGCCACAGGCGACGTGCTGATGATCCTGGACGCGGACCTTACCGTGCCGCCGGAAGACCTGCCCCGGTTCCTGGAGGTGATAACCTCCGGCAAGGGGGAGTTCGTCAATGGTGTACGTTTAGTCTATCCCATGGAAGACCAGGCCATGCGGTTCCTGAACCTGCTGGGCAACAAGTTCTTCAGCCTGGCCTTCTCGTGGCTTTTGGGCCAGCCGGTAAAAGACACGCTGTGCGGCACGAAGGTTCTGCGAAAAAGCGATTACGAGAACATCGCCGCCAACCGGAGCTATTTCGGCGATTTCGACCCCTTTGGCGATTTTGACCTGATATTCGGCGCCGCCAAGGCCAACATGAAGATTGTGGACCTGCCCGTGCGATACCGCGCCCGCCTTTACGGCGAGACCAACATAAACCGCTGGAGCCACGGCGCCCTGCTTCTGCGCATGGTTGCCTTCGCAATGAGCCGTATAAAGTTCATATAG